A section of the Myxocyprinus asiaticus isolate MX2 ecotype Aquarium Trade chromosome 22, UBuf_Myxa_2, whole genome shotgun sequence genome encodes:
- the LOC127413376 gene encoding transmembrane O-methyltransferase homolog isoform X1, producing MMSLLVISLPLLPVVVMMTIRFRSSLLALCCRVCAGVLKLSHRKVCVSSTHAYVFSNCTHGQAQSVLLTFDLYSTTHATLSIGPQKGELLDEIVKREAPLMVLELGMHCGYASIRILRLLPPSGKLLAVELDPQTADRGEEIILVAGFKNPQFQVLTCSSAEAISSLSSHLGDSRLDLVLMDHDPEQYLPDLLALHRGKLLSAFCVVLINRALTSGAKDLLEYVTARPLSYSIGRQLDGMMELHCHMAVHSEGS from the exons ATGATGTCTCTGCTGGTGATCTCTCTGCCTCTGCTCCCAGTTGTGGTCATGATGACAATTCGGTTCCGCTCATCACTTTTGGCCCTGTGTTGTCGGGTGTGTGCTGGCGTACTGAAGCTCTCACACAGAAAGGTCTGTGTCAGCTCCACTCATGCTTACGTCTTCTCAAACTGCACCCATGGACAGGCTCAGAGTGTTCTGCTGACATTTGACCTCTATTCCACCACACACGCTACCCTCAGCATTGGCCCTCAAAAAG GTGAGTTGCTGGATGAGATTGTGAAGCGTGAAGCTCCACTAATGGTTCTGGAGTTGGGTATGCACTGTGGCTATGCTTCGATCAGAATTCTGCGCCTGCTCCCTCCTTCTGGAAAACTGCTGGCCGTAGAGCTGGATCCCCAGACGGCAGACAGAGGGGAGGAAATCATACTAGTGGCGGGTTtcaaaaacccacag TTTCAGGTACTGACATGCTCGTCAGCTGAGGCCATCTCGTCTTTATCTTCTCACCTTGGGGACAGTCGTCTGGATCTGGTTCTGATGGATCATGACCCTGAGCAGTACCTCCCAGACCTGCTGGCTCTACATAGAGGGAAGCTGCTGTCTGCCTTCTGTGTTGTGTTGATCAACAGAGCTCTGACATCTGGAGCTAAAGACCTGCTGGAGTATGTAACCGCCAGACCTCTGAGCTACAGCATAGGCAGACAACTCGATGGAATGATGGAGTTACATTGCCACATGGCTGTTCATTCAGAGGGGTCTTAG
- the LOC127413376 gene encoding transmembrane O-methyltransferase homolog isoform X2 codes for MMSLLVISLPLLPVVVMMTIRFRSSLLALCCRVCAGVLKLSHRKVCVSSTHAYVFSNCTHGQAQSVLLTFDLYSTTHATLSIGPQKGELLDEIVKREAPLMVLELGMHCGYASIRILRLLPPSGKLLAVELDPQTADRGEEIILVAGFKNPQVLTCSSAEAISSLSSHLGDSRLDLVLMDHDPEQYLPDLLALHRGKLLSAFCVVLINRALTSGAKDLLEYVTARPLSYSIGRQLDGMMELHCHMAVHSEGS; via the exons ATGATGTCTCTGCTGGTGATCTCTCTGCCTCTGCTCCCAGTTGTGGTCATGATGACAATTCGGTTCCGCTCATCACTTTTGGCCCTGTGTTGTCGGGTGTGTGCTGGCGTACTGAAGCTCTCACACAGAAAGGTCTGTGTCAGCTCCACTCATGCTTACGTCTTCTCAAACTGCACCCATGGACAGGCTCAGAGTGTTCTGCTGACATTTGACCTCTATTCCACCACACACGCTACCCTCAGCATTGGCCCTCAAAAAG GTGAGTTGCTGGATGAGATTGTGAAGCGTGAAGCTCCACTAATGGTTCTGGAGTTGGGTATGCACTGTGGCTATGCTTCGATCAGAATTCTGCGCCTGCTCCCTCCTTCTGGAAAACTGCTGGCCGTAGAGCTGGATCCCCAGACGGCAGACAGAGGGGAGGAAATCATACTAGTGGCGGGTTtcaaaaacccacag GTACTGACATGCTCGTCAGCTGAGGCCATCTCGTCTTTATCTTCTCACCTTGGGGACAGTCGTCTGGATCTGGTTCTGATGGATCATGACCCTGAGCAGTACCTCCCAGACCTGCTGGCTCTACATAGAGGGAAGCTGCTGTCTGCCTTCTGTGTTGTGTTGATCAACAGAGCTCTGACATCTGGAGCTAAAGACCTGCTGGAGTATGTAACCGCCAGACCTCTGAGCTACAGCATAGGCAGACAACTCGATGGAATGATGGAGTTACATTGCCACATGGCTGTTCATTCAGAGGGGTCTTAG